A window of the Dehalococcoidia bacterium genome harbors these coding sequences:
- a CDS encoding dipeptide ABC transporter ATP-binding protein, whose amino-acid sequence MSLQTTGQQQPSATIGDNVLVSIQDVKMHFPVTAGIIFQRKVGTIRAVDGVTFDIKRGETVGLVGESGCGKTTLGRCILMLYRPTSGRIIFEGHDLTAMKPGEIRRMRRRMQMIFQDPYASLNPRMTVGSIIAEPMIIHGLAKNRKERRERVEELMRVVGLNPFYANRYPHEFSGGQRQRIGIARALAVQPSFIVADEPVSALDVSIQAQIINLLEELQERFQLTYLFIAHDLSVVRHISNRVAVMYLGKVMELTDRDELYANPLHPYTKALLSAVPVPDPAVEAKRERIILHGEIPSPMRPPPGCVFHTRCPIAIDECRTRVPEWRNVGTADRPHWVACHRVIGGKLDGWSGVRPDNAR is encoded by the coding sequence ATGTCCCTGCAGACCACTGGACAGCAGCAGCCCAGCGCCACCATCGGCGACAATGTCCTGGTCTCCATCCAGGACGTGAAGATGCACTTCCCGGTGACGGCGGGCATCATCTTCCAGCGGAAGGTGGGCACCATCCGCGCGGTGGACGGCGTCACCTTCGACATAAAGCGCGGCGAGACGGTGGGCCTGGTGGGCGAGTCGGGCTGCGGCAAGACGACCCTCGGCCGCTGCATCCTGATGCTCTACCGCCCCACCTCCGGGCGCATCATCTTCGAGGGGCACGACCTGACGGCCATGAAGCCGGGGGAGATACGGCGCATGCGCCGTCGGATGCAGATGATCTTCCAGGACCCCTACGCCTCCCTCAACCCCCGCATGACTGTGGGCAGCATCATCGCCGAGCCCATGATCATTCATGGGCTGGCCAAAAACCGCAAGGAGCGCAGGGAGCGGGTGGAGGAGCTGATGCGGGTGGTCGGCCTGAACCCGTTCTATGCCAACCGCTACCCCCACGAGTTCAGCGGTGGCCAGCGACAGCGCATCGGCATCGCGCGGGCACTGGCCGTCCAGCCCAGCTTCATCGTGGCCGACGAGCCGGTGTCGGCCCTGGACGTCTCCATCCAGGCCCAGATCATCAACCTGCTGGAAGAGTTGCAGGAGCGGTTCCAGCTCACCTACCTGTTCATTGCCCACGACCTGTCGGTGGTGCGCCACATCAGCAACCGTGTGGCCGTGATGTACCTGGGCAAGGTGATGGAGCTGACGGACCGCGACGAGCTGTATGCCAACCCTCTGCACCCCTACACTAAGGCGTTGCTGTCGGCGGTGCCGGTTCCCGACCCGGCCGTGGAGGCCAAGCGGGAACGCATCATCCTGCACGGCGAGATACCTAGCCCCATGCGGCCACCACCCGGTTGCGTGTTCCACACCCGTTGTCCCATCGCCATAGACGAGTGCCGGACACGGGTGCCGGAGTGGCGCAACGTGGGCACGGCCGACCGCCCGCACTGGGTGGCCTGCCACCGCGTCATCGGCGGCAAGCTGGACGGATGGAGCGGGGTCCGGCCCGACAACGCCCGCTGA
- a CDS encoding DUF5343 domain-containing protein encodes MPWQRSRLAPYGSLSAFLRLLREAPKHGWPQRVDAALLREMGFRGGSAWEVLVALRFLGLVDPFTDTPTERYSLLLQPWPEGRQGLAKAIHNAYTKALGDEGWAGRSEEELEGLFGERYGKALARRQARFALGLARVVGLRVAEPPRRRRAAALELAWLSSGMAGVGGDRTAQGAATPVVGLAEEGDPLRRRYVEVLLRRLERADPREAAALEQRIESILAGRPARRGVLAALGALLRPFRRERHR; translated from the coding sequence ATGCCCTGGCAACGGTCCAGGCTAGCGCCTTACGGCTCCCTGAGCGCCTTCCTGCGGCTGCTGAGGGAGGCGCCGAAGCATGGCTGGCCGCAGCGGGTGGACGCGGCCCTGCTCAGGGAGATGGGCTTCAGGGGAGGCTCTGCCTGGGAGGTTCTGGTGGCGCTGCGCTTTCTGGGACTGGTGGACCCCTTCACCGACACGCCGACTGAACGTTACAGTTTGCTCCTGCAGCCCTGGCCCGAGGGCAGGCAGGGTCTGGCAAAGGCTATTCATAACGCATATACAAAGGCACTGGGGGACGAGGGGTGGGCGGGGAGATCGGAGGAAGAGCTGGAGGGGTTGTTTGGCGAGCGTTACGGCAAGGCCTTGGCCAGAAGGCAGGCCCGGTTCGCCTTGGGTCTGGCGCGGGTGGTGGGGCTGCGGGTGGCGGAGCCGCCTAGGAGAAGAAGGGCAGCGGCGCTGGAATTGGCTTGGCTTTCCTCAGGGATGGCCGGGGTGGGAGGCGACCGGACCGCGCAGGGCGCAGCGACGCCGGTGGTGGGGCTGGCGGAGGAGGGGGACCCGTTGCGGAGGCGATACGTGGAGGTGCTGCTGCGGCGGCTTGAGCGGGCGGACCCTCGGGAGGCTGCGGCGCTGGAGCAGCGTATCGAGTCTATCTTGGCCGGCAGGCCTGCGCGGCGCGGGGTCCTGGCGGCGCTGGGTGCCCTCCTGCGCCCCTTCCGTCGTGAGCGGCATCGCTAG
- a CDS encoding ABC transporter ATP-binding protein, whose product MAEPLLSVRDLRTYFYTDEGVVRAVDGVSFDVYPGEIVGLVGESGCGKTVSALSILRLIPQPPGRIVSGEIWFEGQDLLKLDDEGIRQIRGNKIGIVFQEPMTSLNPVLTIGRQLTEPLEVHLKMDRASARRRAIELLEMVGIPEPERRIDHYPHQFSGGMRQRVMIAMALACNPRLLLADEPTTALDVTIQAQILELMTRLTRELGTAVIIITHNLGVVARYADRVNVMYAGKIVESASAMELYHRPRHPYTLGLLRSVPRLDQPRKARLDPIEGFPPDLVHMPPGCAFQPRCRFAVERCKMEAPPLMLVGENHLSACWEWQRLAQQVEAPTPAS is encoded by the coding sequence GTGGCTGAGCCACTGCTGAGCGTCCGCGACCTGCGCACATACTTCTATACCGACGAAGGTGTGGTCAGGGCGGTGGATGGCGTCTCCTTCGATGTCTATCCAGGGGAAATAGTCGGCCTGGTGGGCGAGTCGGGCTGCGGCAAGACCGTCAGTGCCCTCTCCATCCTGCGCCTGATCCCCCAGCCACCCGGCAGGATCGTTTCCGGGGAAATATGGTTCGAGGGCCAGGACCTGCTGAAGCTGGACGACGAGGGCATCCGCCAGATCCGCGGCAACAAGATCGGCATCGTCTTCCAGGAGCCCATGACCTCTCTCAACCCCGTCCTGACCATCGGCCGCCAGCTGACGGAGCCCCTGGAAGTACACCTGAAGATGGACAGGGCCAGCGCCCGCCGTCGGGCCATCGAGCTGCTGGAGATGGTAGGCATACCCGAGCCCGAGCGGCGCATCGACCACTACCCGCACCAGTTCTCGGGAGGGATGAGGCAGCGGGTGATGATAGCCATGGCCCTGGCCTGCAACCCCCGCCTGCTCCTGGCCGACGAGCCGACCACTGCCCTGGACGTGACTATCCAGGCCCAGATCCTAGAGCTGATGACGCGGCTGACGCGGGAGCTGGGCACGGCCGTCATCATCATCACCCATAACCTCGGGGTGGTGGCCCGCTACGCCGACCGTGTGAACGTGATGTACGCCGGCAAGATAGTGGAGTCGGCGAGCGCTATGGAGCTCTACCACCGGCCTCGCCACCCCTATACCCTGGGCCTGCTTCGCTCGGTGCCCCGACTGGACCAGCCACGCAAGGCCAGACTGGACCCCATCGAGGGCTTCCCGCCCGACCTGGTGCACATGCCCCCCGGCTGTGCCTTCCAGCCGCGCTGTCGCTTCGCGGTGGAGCGCTGCAAGATGGAGGCGCCGCCCCTCATGCTGGTGGGCGAGAACCATCTGTCGGCCTGCTGGGAGTGGCAGCGACTAGCCCAACAGGTAGAGGCCCCCACCCCTGCCTCGTAG